One Myxococcus stipitatus genomic window, CAGCGTGTTCGCGCCGAAGCTGGCGAGCTGCCGGTGGAACGACGTGTTGAGCCCCTGGATGATGCCGACGATGGCCAGCAGCGTCGCCACGCCGATGCCGATGCCCATCGTCGTCAGCACGGTGCGCAGCCTGTTGGCGCGCAGGGAGAACAGCGCGATGCGCGCGCCCTCCAGCACGTCCACCCGGAACCCCGAACCGCCCTTCATGCGCCCCCCGCCGCCAGGGCCCCCGCGCCGACCCCCAGCGCCACCTCGCGGCCCGGGCCGTCCGCCACCAGCTGACCGTCACTCAGCCGGATGGCCCGCGGGCAGCGCGCCGCCAGCTTGGGCTCGTGCGTCACGAGCACCAGCGTGTGGCCCGCCTGGTGGAGCTGCTCGAACAGCCGGACGATCTCCTCGCCCGTGGCCGAGTCCAGGTTGCCCGTGGGCTCGTCCGCCAGCAGCATGGACGGCTCGGCCACCAGCGCGCGGGCAATGGCCACGCGCTGGCGCTGACCGCCCGACAGCTCGTTGGGCCGGTGGTGCATGCGGTGCGTCAGCTGCACCTTGTCCAGCGCCGCCCTCGCCCGCTCCCGCCGCTCGCGCGCGGAGACCCCCCGGTACACCAGGGGCAGCTCCACGTTGGCCAGCGCCGTCTCGCGCGGCAGCAGCTGGAAGGTCTGGAAGATGAAGCCGATCTCCACGTTGCGGATGACGGCGAGCTCGTCGTCGGTCATCCGCGACACGTCCTTGCCGTTGAGCATGTAGCGGCCGCTGGTGGGCGTATCCAGGCAGCCCAGCACGTTCATCATCGTGCTCTTGCCGGAGCCCGACTGGCCGATGATGGCCACCCACTCGCCCCGGCTGATGCCGAAGGAGACGCCTCGCAGCGCGCGCACCTCCTCGCCGCCCACGTGGAAGACGCGGGTGATGTCGTCCACCTGGATGAGCCGGCCCTCGCCGGCGCCGCTGACCTGACTCACGACTTGCGACCGCCCTTCATTCCATCCGGCCCCGCCTGCTCCGGCTCGCGCACGATGTCGCCGTCGTTCAGCTCCTTCGACAGCGTCCGGTAGGGACCCTCGACGACGCGGTCCCCCTCATTGATGCCGGAGAGGATCTCCAGCTCCGTGTCCGACGCGATGCCCGTCTGGACACGCCGCACCTGCGCCTTGTTCCCGGCGTCCACCACGAAGACGACCTTGGCGAGCGACTCGGTGCGCTTGGCCTTCAGCGCCCCGCCCTCCACCGACTCCTTGAAGTCCGGCAGCATGCGCTCCGAGCGCACCGTCACCGCCTGGATGGGCACCAGCACCACGTCGTTGCGCGTCTCCGCGGAGATGCGCGCCTCCGCGCTCATGCCCGGGAGCACGCCCGGGGGCCGCATCTCCAGCGCCACGGTGATGGGGAAGCTCGTCACCTCCGCCTCCGTGCCCGCGTTCTTGATGAGCGCCTTCTGGGCGATCTCCACCACCGACCCCTGGAAGGTCTGCCCCTCCAGCGCGTCGAGCGACACCTCCGCGGGCTGGCCCGTCTTGAGGTGCACCACCTCGTGCTCGCCCACCTCGAACTTCACCTCCATGGCGTTGAGCGCGGCGATGGTCATCACCACGTCCTCGGCCAGCTCCGAGCCACGCACGCGCTCGCCCACCTCGCGCGACAGCTCGATGACGTTGCCGTCGATGGGCGACAGGAGCGTCGTCTTGGACAGGTCCGTCTGCGCCGACTCCACCACCGCGATGTTGCGCGCCAGCAGCTGCCGGGCGGACGCCAGCCGCGCCTCCGCCGTGTTCTTCGCCGCCCGCGCCACGTCCAGCTCCGCCGCGGACGCCAGGCCCTTGGCCGTCAGGCCCTCCACGCGCGCCAGCTCCTGCGACGTGCGTTGGACCTCGACCTCGGCCACCTGCGTGTCCGCGCGCGAGGCGTTCTGCGACGCCAACGCCTGCTTCACCGCGGCCTCGTAGACGCGCTTGTCGATGCGGCCCAGCACCTGCCCTTTCTTCACCGGGTCGCCGTCCTTGACCGCCAGCTCCACCAGGTCTCCGGAGAGGCTGGAGGAGATCTTCACCGTCGTGGCCGCCTGCACCTTGCCCGCGCCGGTGATGGTGCGGGTGATGGTGCCCTTGCGGGCCTTGGCGATCTGCACTTCCTGCGACGGAGGGGGACGCTCCTTCAGTCCCCCCACGGTGATGGCCGCCGCACCGAGGAACAGCGCTCCGGCAATCGCACCCTTCCACCACTTCATTTCGTCTCTCCTGGGCCCAGGGCGCCCATGGCCCGCAACAATCTGTAGCGGGCGATTTCCACGTCGATTCGATTCTCGAGCAGGCTGAGTTCGGACTGCGTGAGGCTGAGCTGCGCGTCGCGCACCTGGAGGGTGGAGCCGACGCCGGCGCGGAAGCGCTCCTCCGCCAGGCGAAGGCCCTGGACGGCGGCATCGTTGTTCTCCGCGGCGAGCCGGGCGGCGGCGATCTGCGCCTCCAGCGCCTGGTGCGCGGCGCGCACCTCGCCTTCGATCTCCCGGGCCGACTGCTCCAGCGTCAGCTGCGCCTTGCGGATGGTCGCGTCGGCGCGCTTGGACTGGGCGTTCGTGTTGAACCCGTTGAAGACGTTCCAGTTCAGGTTGATGGACGCGATGAAGTTGTTCTGCAGGCGCGGCTCGGTGAACACGTCGGCCGCGTCCGGACCGCCGCGGGTGTAGAACCCCTGGGCGTTGAGCGTGGGGATGTAGTCCGCGCGGGCGATGGCGCGCTGCAGCTCCGCCGAACGCACGCGCAGCTCGAGCGTCTTGAGCAGCGGGCGGCGCTCGCGGGCCACGGAGATGGCCTCCTCGATGCTCGGCGCCGGCGCGGGCTCCGTCTGGAGCACGCCCGGGTCCACCGCGACGAGCGGTTCGGTGCCGGGCCGCGTCAGCCAGACGGCCAGGCTGGTCTGGTCCGTCACCAGCTGCGCCATGGACTGGGTGTAGGTGATGCGATCATTGCCCAGGTTCACCAGGGCGGAGATCTCCTCGACCTTGCCCACCCGGCCGGCCTGGAACAGGGAGCGGGCGCGCTCGAGCTGCTCCTCGCTGCGCTTGACGGTGGCCTCCAGCACCTGGCGGCTGGCCTGGGTGCGGAACAGGGCGAAGAAGCGGCGGACGGCCTCCAGTTCGGCGGTGTCCGCCTCCTCCTGGGCCTGGCTCTTCTGCGCGTCGCGGAGCACGCCGCTCTGCTCGAGCTGCTTCCAGAGCCCCCGGTCGTAGATGACCTGCCGGAGCGTCGCGTTCAGGTCGTAGTCGGACGTGCTGGTCGCCTTGGTCTCGACCGGCGCCTGGATGAACTCGTCGCCCGGGACGTTGGGGTCCTCGTTCGGGTTGGGGATGAGGCCGAACGAGCGGGAGCGGCCAATCCAGCGCTTGCCGGCCGAGGCCCCGACGGACAGCTGGGGCAGCAGGGCGGAGCGGGACACGCGCACGTCCTGCTCGGCCACCTCCACGTCGATGGCGGACTGGAGCGCGGTGGTGGCCTGCCGGCCCTGGGCGCGCGCCTGGTCGAGGGTGATGGGGGTGGGTTCGGGCGAGGCGGCGAGGAGCGACGCGAGGAGGAGGGCGTTCATCGGCCACCTCCGGACGCCATCTGCATTCCGGGCAGGCCCACCATCATCACGCCGGCGAAGACGACATAGAGCACGCCGGCCAGCAACAACCCGCGGCTGCGGCGAATGCCCGTCGCGGCGGAGAGGCCCAGGCCGAGCAGGGCGGTGCTCCAGAGGTTGAAGAAGTCCACGGCGGACGCCACGCGGGCCATGCCCGGGCTGAGCCCGGTGAGGAGGGCCCCCAGGTGCGAGGGCACGAGCTGGGCGGCGCGCGCGGAGGTGAGGGAGAACTGGGCCCAGGCGCAGACGGCGAAGACGACGTGGTACAGCGCGATGGGCAGCAGGGCCAGGGCGGCCACGGACATCAACCGCTCGAACGGCGCCTTCAGGTCGAGCAGCCACGTCACCACCCACAGGGCGGCGGCGAGCAGGAGCGCCAGGAAGGGCATCACGAAGACCCCCTTGGCGATGCCCCCCACCAGGGCCTTGCGGGACGTGGTCTGGATCTTGTCGGTGAGGTCGGCCTCGGAGATGGTCGCCATCTCCCCGGACGATTGGAGCTCGCGGATGACGTCCGGCGCCGCGTCCCAGCGCAGGGAAACGAGCGTCCCAGAGACGGACACGCAGATGGCGAGGATGATGAGGGGCCAGACCCAACGGCGGGCTTCGACGGCGGTTTGCGTTCCCTCGACGGGGTCGATGAAGACGCGAACGGGTTGGACGAGTGAGGTCATAGGGTGGGTGTCTTGGTGGGCTGTACGGCACTCGCCCTCAGGCAATTGCTCGGCCACGCGAAATAGAGACGCTCAACGGGCAGCCAGCCAACCGAATTCCGGGCACGGTGAACGAACTCGACGCGTTCTACTCCAACGATTCCGCAGACCTGTAGCAGCCTGTTGCGGAAATTTTGCCGTCGGGATCGAGAGGGTGTATTCCGCTCGGCTGCACGCTTGCCGGAGCTCGAATGGTCGAAAGCACGGATCTCGCCCAGGTCCTCCAAGAGGCGAACGACATCGCACGGAGCGTGGTCCAGAAGCTTACCTCCGCGCACGTCCTGCTGGCGCTCTTCACGGTGGAGAACCGGGCGCAGCTGCTCCTCAAGGAGCGGGGCGTGGACGAAGACGCGCTGCTGCACCTGCTGACGGCGGCGCCCGCCGAGCAGGACGGCCTGGTGCGGGAGCTGCGGGAGAAGGCCCGCGAAATCGCCACGAGCTGTGGCTCCCAGGAGGCGGACTGCCTGCACCTGCTCATCGCGGTGACGCGGGTGCGGTGCTCCGCCCAGGAGCTGCTCGTCCAGGCGGGACTGGACCTCGCGACGCTGCGGACGACGGCGGTCTCCTATTTCGTGAGTGGGCGGATGCCTCGCAAGCTCCAGCCCGGACGGACGCACGTGGTCGGCGGCGGCCGCCCCACCCCGAGCCGCCCGCTCGGCGCCCCGCCCTCGCCCCTGCCCTTCTCGGCCGTGGCCGTGAGCCTGCCACGCCCGGTGCCCGGCGCTCCGCCGACGCCTCCGCCGCTTCCTCCGCCGGTCGCCCGGTCGACGACGCCGGCCCTCTCCCCCAGGGACCTCATCGACGTGGACGACGAGCCGGTGGCGCAGCCTCCGGCCGTCGCTGCGCCGCCTCCGGCCGCGCCCGTCCCGCCCCCGCCGGTCGCCGCGGCCCCGCCGCCCCAGGCGCGCGCCACGCCCCCGGCCCCTCCCCCGCCAGCCCCGGCCGTCGCCGCGCCGCGCCCCGCCCCGACGCCCGCGCCGGTGGCCCGGGCGGCTGTCTCCGTGGCGTTGGACCCGAAGGCCTTCCCGATGCTCACGTCGCTGGGGCGCAACCTGAGCCAGGCGGCCCGCGAGGGTCGGCTCGACCCGGTCGTGGGGCGCGCGCGGGAGATCGAGGAGGTCATCGACGTCCTCGGCAAGCGCCGGACCAACAACCCCTGCCTGCTGGGCGAGCCCGGCGTGGGCAAGACGGCGGTGGTGGAAGGCGTGGCGCAGCGGCTGATGGCGCTGCGCGGCTCGCTGGCGGAGAAGGTCCTCATCGAGCTGGACATGGCCACGCTGGTGGCCGGCACCCAGCTGCGGGGCTCCTTCTCCGAGAAGCTGAACACGCTGAAGGAGGAGGTCCGCCGCGCCGAGGGGCGCGTGGTGGTCTTCATCGATGAAATCCACACCCTGGTGGGCGCGGGCTCCACGGGGGATGGGCCGCAGGACGCGGCCAACGAGCTGAAGACGGCGATGGCGCGCGGCGAGTTCCCGTGCATCGGCGCGACGACGCACGACGAGTACCGCAAGTTCATCAGCGCGGACCCGGCGCTGGAGCGCCGCTTCACCGCGGTGGTGGTCCACGAGCCCTCGGTGCCGGAGACGGTGGAGATCCTCCGCGGCATCATCGGCCGCTACGAGGAGCACCACGCGCTGCGCTACGCCCCGGAGGCGCTGGAGGCGGCGGCGTCGCTGGCGAGCCGGTACGTGACGGACCGGTTCATGCCGGACAAGGCCATCTCCGTGGTGGACCTGGCGGGCAGCCGGTGCCACCGCGAGGGGCGGGATCGCGTCGAGCCGGCGGACGTGGCCCGGGTGGTCGCGAAGCTGGCGGGGGTGCCGGAGGAGCGGCTCCTGATGAACGACTCGGCGCGCCTGCTGCGGCTGGAGCAGGACCTGGGCGAGCGCGTCATCGGACACGAGGAGGCCATCGCCCGCATCGCGCGCGTCATCCGCCGCAACTACGCGGGCTTCGCCTCGCGTCGCCCCATGGGCAGCTTCCTCTTCCTGGGCCCCACGGGCGTGGGCAAGACGGAGATGGCGCGCGGGCTGGCGGAGGTGCTGTTCGGCAACCGGGATGCCTTGGTGCGCCTGGACATGAGCGAGATGTCCGAGGCGCACGGCGTGTCGCGCCTCATCGGCTCGCCCGCGGGCTACGTGGGCTTCGGCGAGGGTGGACAGCTCACGGAGCCGGTGCGCCGACGCCCGTCGTCGGTGGTGGTGCTGGACGAGATCGAGAAGGCGCACCGAGAGGTGCAGATGCTCCTGCTCCAGGTGCTGGAGGAGGGCCGGCTGACGGACGGCAAGGGCCGGCACATCGACTTCTCCAACACGGTCATCGTGATGACCACGAACCTGGGCGCGGAGGCCTTCTCCCGGACCGGGCGGCCGCTGGGCTTCGGCTCGGAGGGTTCGGGCACGACGAACGCGCTGGAGCTGGCCGCGTCGGCCGCGCGCAAGGCGCTGCCCCCGGAGCTGTGGAATCGCATCGACGAGCGGCTGCCCTTCCGTCCCCTCGAGGAGGAGGAGGTGGCCCGCATCGCCACGTTGCTGTTGGAGGAGAGCAGCAAGCGACTGTCCACCGAGCGCGGCATCGAGTACGTCGCGGGCTCGGACGTCGTGGGCCATCTGCTCAAGTCGGGTGGCTTCGATCCGCAGCTCGGCGCGCGGCCCATGCGGCAGATGGTGCAGCGGCTGGTGGAGGGCCCTCTCGCCGAGCGGATCCTCTCCGGTGAATTCGGCGCGGGAGACAGGATCCGCGTCGCGCTGCGGGCCGGTCAGCTCCAGTTCCAGCGGGAGCGATGAGCCAGGGGGCATCCCACCGTCGCCGACGGAAGGCCGGAGCGCCCCGCGCTCCGGTCCCGGACGATGCGGCGATGAAGCCTCCCCGCCCCGCCCGCCCCACGGCGAGCACCGGAGTCCGGTCCCGCGCCCCGAAGGTCCCTGTCCTTCGGGCGACGCCGGCCCCATCACGGAACACGCCTTCCGGCGTGGCTCGGCCGGGAAGGAAGACCTCGCGCGCTGGAGCTTCGCGAACGAGCGACGCGCCCTCCGTGAGAGGCGTACCGGGCACTCTGCTCGACTCGCGCTCCGGAGCCTCGCGACCGACGCGCGAACCGTCAAAACGCGACCTGGCGGGTGGCCCGCTCGGCTCCCGCTCCGGACCTTCGCGAAAGAGCAGCACGCCCCCGTCCACGTCGTCGCCCCCCTCTCGCCCGGGACGCGACGCCAGCAAGCATCCTCGGCCCCGGGTCGCCATCGTGGGCGCGGGCCGCCTCGGCGGAGCCCTGGCGTTGGCGCTGACCGACAAGGGCTGGCCCGTGCGCGTCCACTCCCGAGGAGACGACGGGCGACGTCGCGCGGAGGCGCTCGGCCTCCAGGTCGCGACGCCCGAGGAGCTCCGCGAGGCGCGCGTCGTGCTGCTCTGCGTCCCCGACGCCGAGGTGCGCGCGGTGGCCGACGCGCTCTCCGCCCTCCCCCGCTCGGCGGCGCTCGTGCACACGGCCGGAGCGCTCTCCCTCGACGCACTGGGCCCTCCACGCGGCCGGCTCGTGGGCTCCTTCCATCCCCTGTGCGCCGTGTCCTCCCCGCGCGACACGCTCGCGGGACACACCGCGGCCATCAGCACGCGCTCCCGGACGTTGCGGGGGCTGCTCCAGGACATGGCCCGGGACATCGGGTTCGACGTCATCGACGTGCCGGAGCGGCACCGGGCGGCCTACCACGCGGGCGCGGTGATGAGCGCCGGGCTGGTGGTCGCGCTGCTCGACGCGGCGGTCGCCGCCTTGGGCGTGGCGGACATCCCTCCGGACGCGGCGCTCCGGGCGCTGCTGCCCCTGGCGAGGTCCGCGCTGCGCGGCGCGGAGGCCCGGGGGCTCTCGGGAGGACTCACGGGCCCCATCGTCCGAGGAGACACCGGCGTGGTGACGGCCCACCTCGCGGCGCTCCCCGCGCAGGTGGTGCCCGTCTACCGACTGCTGTCGCGGCGCGCGCTGGAGCTGGCCGGAAGCCGGCTCCGCCCCGAGTCACGCGCCGCGCTCGAGGCGCTGCTCAGGTGATGATGAGCGAGCCCTGAAGGCCCTTGCGCACGGCGGCGAGGGCGCGCTCGGAAGCGGCCTCCGCCTCCGTGAGCCGGCGCAGGCACAGCTCGCCCTGCCCCTGCGTCACGGCGCGCTTGAGGTCGGCCAGCAGCGTGAGGGCGGCCTGGAGCATCTCCTTGCCCTGCGGCGTCTCGTTGCTCGGCTTCCCGGCCGCCTTCGCCACCGTCTCACCGAACGCCTTGATGGTCTCGCCCATCTTCGCCGGGTCGAACTGCTCCAGCAGCGGCTTGATGCGCTTGGTGTCGATGCGGATGAGCCGCAGCGCGCCGATGCGCGCGAAGCCCGGGTGCACCAGCCCGATGTCACCCATCTCGAACGCCCCGAGCAGCCCCTCTTCCGGCGCCGGGTGCGCGTGCGGGACCACGTCCACGAACAGCGGCAGCGGGTCCGCGCCCTGGCGGAACAGGTCGAGCTCCTCCTCGTCCATGGGCGGGAAGGACTTGGGCGTGCCGATGAACAGCAGCGGCAGCACGATGTCGTGCCAGAAATCCTCGGGCGCCGAGCCCGTGCCACCCACGGTGGCGAACAGGTGGGCCATCAGCTCCACCAGACGCGGCGCGCGGTCGGCCTGCTCGATGAGGGACTTCGACGCATCCAGACGCTGGAGGGACTGGACGATCTGCCCCTCGAACTGCTGGCGCGCCTCGGGAGGCAGCTCCTGCTGGGCGCGGCCCAGCGCGTTGCGGACGTCGCGCGCGAGCGAGTCCGGCTTCGACTCCAGGGCGGTCTTCGCCTTGTTCGGGTCGATGGCCACGAACTGGAGGAAGCCCGGGTCGAACAGGCGCTGGTAGTCCACCGGCGTCAGCTTCGGCTGCTGCCCACCGAGCGCCTGGGCGGGGTTGTTGACCCCGAAGCGGGCCTGCCCCAGCGAACGGCGGATGTCCGACGCGAGGTCGTCCAGCCGGCTCAGCTTGCCCTGGCCCAGCGCGTCCATCGCGGCGCCGAAAGGCGACAGCATGATGATGGCGTCGGGGAAGCCCACCGTGGCGCCCTCGGGCGAGTCCCGGTTGGGGAACCAGAACGCCTGGTGCTCCTGGATGAGGCGCATCGCGAACGCGCCCGCCACGCCCAGCGCCACCGTCTGGTGCTCCGGCTGGTTGATCTGGAACGCGCCACCGAGCACCTTCTGGACGGCCTTCTCCACCTCGCCCCACGGCGCCTTGAGCAGGTCGACGGGCTTGCCCTCCGCCTTTTCGAGGGCGGCGGCGACCTGGAGTTGGGCCTGGTGGACGTGCTGGGGAACGGGATGCGCCTGAGGGGCGGGTTGGGACATGGCGGAATCCAAAATCGAAAGGGAAGCGACGGGCCTCCCCTTACCGTGAAAAACGCGTTCGTGGCTATGATTTGTGGCCGATAGGATGGCCTGCATGCCTGCTTCTGGCCGGCGGCTCCGCTGGCATGCCCTCGCCACCTGTCTCCTGCTGACAACCGCGGGGTGTGCCTTCGTCACACCCCGTTTTCCCCAGGACATCCAGGCCTCGTTCGCGCGCGACCCGATGCGCAAGCTGACGACGCGCTCGCTGGAGCTCTACTACCCGGAGCAGCTGCGAGCCCCCGCCCTGCGGATGGCGGCCCGGATGGAGGCCTGCGTGGACCGGTTGCGCGCCCAGACGCGGGACACGCGCGAGCGACCGCGGGTCCTCGTCTACATGACGAGCGCGGATTTCAACAACGCGTACGTCGTGCCGGACTACGCGAGCGTCCCCCAGCAGATGGTGATGCCGGCGCACATGACGCTGGAGCTGTTCCACCTCTTCGGGTTGGGAGAGGTCGACATCGGCGATGTGGCCTGTCACGAGTCGGTCCACTACGTGCAACTCCAGCAGACCGCCGGCCTGTGGGGGGCGTTGAACCTGATCACCGGCGGCCTGTTCCAACCCAACAGCTTCACCGAGTCCTGGTTCCTCGAGGGACTGGCCACGTACTACGAGGGACGGCTGGGCAAGTTCACCGGCCGTCCGAGCAGTCCCGTGTGGCGGGGCTGGTTCGACTCCGTGGTGCAGGCACGCGGTGGCTGGATGGACCCGGGCTATCTGTCGCCGGAGAACCGCGCGTTGGATCCGTTCGGCGGCAACTACCTCACGGGCATGCACTTCGTGGAGTACCTCGCGGCGAAGTACGGCGAGGCGAAGCTCTGGGCGCTGGTGGACGACCAGGGCCGGTCCATCTTCTCGCCCTTCGGCGTGACGCTTCGGTTCAAGCATGTCTACGGGCGAGACATCGGCTCGCTGTTCGCGGAGTTCACGCAGTCGCTGCGAGACACGCTGGTCGCGCGGGAGCGCCCCGCGTCGCAGACGCCGTGGATCCACGAGGCGGGCTATTTCTCGCGCTTCGCCTCGCATCCGGCGACGGGCGTCACGGCGCTCGTCAGCGTGGGGCGCGAGAGCTATTCGCGGCTGACCCTCCGCGAGCCGGACGGCCGGGTGCGCTTCGAGCGCCCGCTCGTGGAATTGCTGCCCTTCCGCCGCTGGGTGATCGGCAATCCCACGGCCGTCAGCGGCATGTCCTTCAGTTCGGATGGGGCGTGGCTCTACCTCGTCATGGCGGACCTGGACTCGGTGGGCGCCTATCAGGCGAAGCTGTGGCGGGTGGACACGCGCACGGGTGACGTGACGCGCGTCTGGGATGACGTGGAGGGCATGGGCGGAAGCGTGACGCCGGACGGCGCGGCCTATGTCTACGTGCACATCGAAGGGGACACCGCGAACCTCGTGCGCCTGGACCTCGCGACGGGTCGTCAGGAGGCGCTCACCCACTTCGAGGCGAGCGCGCCCCTGGGACCTCCCGCCGTCTCTCCGGATGGCGCGCGCATGGTCTTCCCCGTGGGTGACGAAGCGGGTTGGGACCTGGTGCTCCGCGAGTCGGACGGCGCCTTGCGGTGGCTGACGCGGGACGGGGCGTTCAACTACTCCCCACGATGGCTCGATGACGGACGCGTCGTCTTCCTGCGCGAGCACGAGGGCCGGCTCCAGGTTCACGTGATGGACGTGGCCACCCGGGACTTCGTGCGCATCACGGACGCGCCCCACCTCGTCATGGACGTGGCCCCCCTGGGCACCACTGAGGTGGCCTTCCTCAACCGGGATGGGACCGCGTTCACCATCGACCGTGCTCCCGTGACGCCCTTCCCAGGCGCGGCCCCCCAGAACGCCGCCAGCACGGCGCCCAGGACGACCGGCGCGGTCAGCCTCCAGCCAGCCCCAGCGAGCGAGGCCCCCACCCAGGCCGCGACCACTCCCGCCCTTCCCCCCGCGCTCACGTCACCCGCCGCCGAGCCGCCCCAGGCAGCACCGCCCTCCGTGGCGGGACCGAGCACTCCGCCTGAGGAGGGCAACGGCACGGGTGTCTCCACCGCGACGA contains:
- a CDS encoding ABC transporter ATP-binding protein, which produces MSQVSGAGEGRLIQVDDITRVFHVGGEEVRALRGVSFGISRGEWVAIIGQSGSGKSTMMNVLGCLDTPTSGRYMLNGKDVSRMTDDELAVIRNVEIGFIFQTFQLLPRETALANVELPLVYRGVSARERRERARAALDKVQLTHRMHHRPNELSGGQRQRVAIARALVAEPSMLLADEPTGNLDSATGEEIVRLFEQLHQAGHTLVLVTHEPKLAARCPRAIRLSDGQLVADGPGREVALGVGAGALAAGGA
- a CDS encoding efflux RND transporter periplasmic adaptor subunit, translating into MKWWKGAIAGALFLGAAAITVGGLKERPPPSQEVQIAKARKGTITRTITGAGKVQAATTVKISSSLSGDLVELAVKDGDPVKKGQVLGRIDKRVYEAAVKQALASQNASRADTQVAEVEVQRTSQELARVEGLTAKGLASAAELDVARAAKNTAEARLASARQLLARNIAVVESAQTDLSKTTLLSPIDGNVIELSREVGERVRGSELAEDVVMTIAALNAMEVKFEVGEHEVVHLKTGQPAEVSLDALEGQTFQGSVVEIAQKALIKNAGTEAEVTSFPITVALEMRPPGVLPGMSAEARISAETRNDVVLVPIQAVTVRSERMLPDFKESVEGGALKAKRTESLAKVVFVVDAGNKAQVRRVQTGIASDTELEILSGINEGDRVVEGPYRTLSKELNDGDIVREPEQAGPDGMKGGRKS
- a CDS encoding TolC family protein codes for the protein MNALLLASLLAASPEPTPITLDQARAQGRQATTALQSAIDVEVAEQDVRVSRSALLPQLSVGASAGKRWIGRSRSFGLIPNPNEDPNVPGDEFIQAPVETKATSTSDYDLNATLRQVIYDRGLWKQLEQSGVLRDAQKSQAQEEADTAELEAVRRFFALFRTQASRQVLEATVKRSEEQLERARSLFQAGRVGKVEEISALVNLGNDRITYTQSMAQLVTDQTSLAVWLTRPGTEPLVAVDPGVLQTEPAPAPSIEEAISVARERRPLLKTLELRVRSAELQRAIARADYIPTLNAQGFYTRGGPDAADVFTEPRLQNNFIASINLNWNVFNGFNTNAQSKRADATIRKAQLTLEQSAREIEGEVRAAHQALEAQIAAARLAAENNDAAVQGLRLAEERFRAGVGSTLQVRDAQLSLTQSELSLLENRIDVEIARYRLLRAMGALGPGETK
- a CDS encoding YIP1 family protein; protein product: MTSLVQPVRVFIDPVEGTQTAVEARRWVWPLIILAICVSVSGTLVSLRWDAAPDVIRELQSSGEMATISEADLTDKIQTTSRKALVGGIAKGVFVMPFLALLLAAALWVVTWLLDLKAPFERLMSVAALALLPIALYHVVFAVCAWAQFSLTSARAAQLVPSHLGALLTGLSPGMARVASAVDFFNLWSTALLGLGLSAATGIRRSRGLLLAGVLYVVFAGVMMVGLPGMQMASGGGR
- a CDS encoding AAA family ATPase, whose amino-acid sequence is MVESTDLAQVLQEANDIARSVVQKLTSAHVLLALFTVENRAQLLLKERGVDEDALLHLLTAAPAEQDGLVRELREKAREIATSCGSQEADCLHLLIAVTRVRCSAQELLVQAGLDLATLRTTAVSYFVSGRMPRKLQPGRTHVVGGGRPTPSRPLGAPPSPLPFSAVAVSLPRPVPGAPPTPPPLPPPVARSTTPALSPRDLIDVDDEPVAQPPAVAAPPPAAPVPPPPVAAAPPPQARATPPAPPPPAPAVAAPRPAPTPAPVARAAVSVALDPKAFPMLTSLGRNLSQAAREGRLDPVVGRAREIEEVIDVLGKRRTNNPCLLGEPGVGKTAVVEGVAQRLMALRGSLAEKVLIELDMATLVAGTQLRGSFSEKLNTLKEEVRRAEGRVVVFIDEIHTLVGAGSTGDGPQDAANELKTAMARGEFPCIGATTHDEYRKFISADPALERRFTAVVVHEPSVPETVEILRGIIGRYEEHHALRYAPEALEAAASLASRYVTDRFMPDKAISVVDLAGSRCHREGRDRVEPADVARVVAKLAGVPEERLLMNDSARLLRLEQDLGERVIGHEEAIARIARVIRRNYAGFASRRPMGSFLFLGPTGVGKTEMARGLAEVLFGNRDALVRLDMSEMSEAHGVSRLIGSPAGYVGFGEGGQLTEPVRRRPSSVVVLDEIEKAHREVQMLLLQVLEEGRLTDGKGRHIDFSNTVIVMTTNLGAEAFSRTGRPLGFGSEGSGTTNALELAASAARKALPPELWNRIDERLPFRPLEEEEVARIATLLLEESSKRLSTERGIEYVAGSDVVGHLLKSGGFDPQLGARPMRQMVQRLVEGPLAERILSGEFGAGDRIRVALRAGQLQFQRER
- a CDS encoding Rossmann-like and DUF2520 domain-containing protein translates to MVGAGRLGGALALALTDKGWPVRVHSRGDDGRRRAEALGLQVATPEELREARVVLLCVPDAEVRAVADALSALPRSAALVHTAGALSLDALGPPRGRLVGSFHPLCAVSSPRDTLAGHTAAISTRSRTLRGLLQDMARDIGFDVIDVPERHRAAYHAGAVMSAGLVVALLDAAVAALGVADIPPDAALRALLPLARSALRGAEARGLSGGLTGPIVRGDTGVVTAHLAALPAQVVPVYRLLSRRALELAGSRLRPESRAALEALLR